Below is a window of Streptomyces spongiicola DNA.
GGCCCCGGCGCCGCCCGGCGGAAGGACCTCAGCGGCTCGGGACCGGCTGTCTGAACCAGCCGTCCCGGCCGGCGAGGCGGTAACCCTCCAGCCCCGGACCGTCGTCGACCGTCAGATCGCAGCCCTCGCCCGGCACCGCGCGGTTCCAGTGCACCATCGCCTTCACCCTGGGCATGGTCCGGGCGACCTCCGGGATGGCCGCGTACCACTCGCGCTGCCGGTCGGGGTCGGCCGGATCGGGGACGGTCGCGAACTCGGCGAGCATCAGGGGCTTCTCGTCGGAGATGTTCGCGAGCAGCCAGTCGTGGGCGGGCCGCTGGCTGCGCTCGAAGTCCTTCCAGTCCGTGGTCCGGTGGCAGGTGAAGTAGTTGTACTGGTCCATGGCGAGCCAGTCGACGTAGTCGTCACCCGGGTACAGCCGCTTCATCAGGTCGGCGCTGCCGAGGTAGCCGGAGACCGTCCACACCCACACCACGTTCCGCGCGCCGAGCTTCTCGAAGCGGTCCCGCAGATGCCGGTAGGCGGCGACGTACTCCTCGGGCGTCCCGGCGCCCTCCCCGATCCGGGCGTCGACCTCCTGGTCGAAGGAGAGGAAGACCCGCTTCCCGTAGGCCCTGACGCGGCGGATCTGCGGGTCGATGATCTCCGTGTCGTACCGGCCCGACGCGATGTTCCGCCAGCCGAGCTGGGTCTCGGTCCAGTTGGCGTGGTGCGGTTCCTTCCAGACCGTGGACTCCCAGGCGAGCATCAGGAGCCGGTCGCGTCCCAGTTCCTGTTCGTCGGGGGTGAGCAGCTGCCCGTCGAGTTCGTTCCCCGACATGTCGTGGTACGTGTAGACGAGGTCGAGCCGCCGTCCGATCTTCTTCTCGAACGCGTACACCGGTGCGGTGAGCGAGCCGTTCCCGTCGTAGGGGATGTAGGCACCCCACCAGGCGCCGCAGCGCGGAGCGAGCGCGTCGTCGGGGGCGCAGGGTCCGGCCGGGGGCTCGCCGGAGACGGCGTTCCCCGGAAGCTCCCCCGGTGGACCACTCCCCGGTGGACTCGCCTGCGGGCTCCCCGGCGGACTCCCCGGCGGACTCCCGTCCGCGGGGCCGTCATCGGCGGTGGCCCAGATTCCGATGCCGGCGAGAAGCGCCGCGACCGCGGCGAGGACGACCGCCGCGGCCGCTCGCCGCCGGGATCCCGCACGAGGTCCGCTCATCGGCCGCCGCTCCCCGCCGCGCGTCCGGGCGCGGCCTCACCGCCTGGCACACCCCGACCACCCGGCGCACCCTCACCGCCCGGCACGCCGTCGCCCCCGTGCGCACCCTCACCGCCCGGCACGCCGTCGCTCCCGGACCCGGGAGCCGTACCCGGGGACGACGCACCGCCGCTCCCGGCCGTCACCCCGGCCGTCACCCCGGCCGTCGCCCCGGGCGCCTCACCCGAAGCGGCGTCACGCGCCCCTCCGGCCGCGCCGCGCGTGGCCGCGGGGAGCGGGAGCCCCGGCAGGGCGGCGGCGACCGTCGCGAAGGCCGCGAGGGGCAGCAGGAACGCGGTCACCGTGAATCCCCCGGCCAGGAACAGCGAGGTGGCGGTGAGTACGGCGACGGAGAGGCTGATCGGGGCCGCGAGCGCGAAGGCCTCCAGACGGGCGGCGGGCCGCAGGCCGGCCGGCTGCGGGTGCAGCAGGGCGAGCCCCGGGCCGAAGCCGACGAACAGCAGCACGGGGACCCATCTCAGCGGCGAGCCGCCGGGCAGCAGGGTGGCGGCGAGCGCCGCCCAGCCGGACAGCGCCACGGCCGCTCTGAACCGGGCCTCTTTCGGCATCGGGAATCACCTCGCTGATGATCGGTGTTCGAGTACGACGCCGTAGGGGTGTTCCTCGACGACGGTGAAGAGCGGGGACGCCGCGAGCCTGTCGCGCAGCCTCGCGAAGCCACCCGGGGGGAGCAGCCCCTCGCCCGCGGTGTAGACGTCCTGGGTTCGGGTGAGGATGACGTACGCCCGCGTCCCGGGCGGGATCCCGTCGTCCAGATAGCGGGCCGGGTCGGCGAGCATCCGTTCGTTCTCCGGCAGTTCCTGCTCGGCGAAGAACCAGTGCTCCAGCCGGTCGTAGCGGTGCAGCGCCCTCGGGAACGAGCCGGTGGCGGCGAGGACCAGGCTTCCCTCGGGGGCCCGGTCGATGGACCGGGTGACCAGGGCCGTCTCGGCCGGCGGGGTGTAGTGCATGCTCTCCTTGCCGTAGTACGAGGGGAGGAACCCGGCGGCGAGCGCGACCAGCGACACGGGCAGCGCGACGGCGGCGACACGGCGGCGGACGGTCCTGGCGCGCGGTGAGGCGGCCCGGGCACCGGCGGCCGGGACGAGTGCCGCGGCGGCGAAGAACGCCGCTCCCGGCAGCCCGAACAGGTAGACGCGGAAGAGCATTTCACCGCCGTAGTCGTTGACGGCGAACAGCGGCAGCGGCGCCGCCGACACCACCAGCAGCGGCAGGGCGCTGCGGACCAGCCTGCGCCGGGTGAGCACGGCGACGGCGGCCGGCACCGCGACCGCGAACACCATCAGCACATTGGCCAGGCCGGCGAGTTCGGGACCGGGGCCGGTCAGCCGGCCGGCGTACCCCGGGCGGGAGTTGCGGGTCAGCTCGCCGAGGGACTCGCGCAGGGTGCCGAGGGTCTCCATGAACAGCGGCCGCCCCATGGTCAGGTCCCAGACCAGCATCACGGCACAGGCGACGGCGAGGAGCCCGTAGTTGCGGTAGCGGCGGGTGAGGAGCAGGGCGGACAGCGACACGCACAGCATCACCGGGGTGAGCTGGTGCGAGGCGTTGACCGCCAGGAGCAGGGGCACGAGGAGCAGCACGCAGACGGCGCGCTGGCGCCGCCCGGTCGGCGGTGGCACGGCGGCCGCGGCCGGGTCGAGGAACGTGCGGTCCCGCAGCCTCCCGGCCGACCCCGGCAGCACGAAGTGGCGCAGCACCACCGCGAGTACCGTCAGATGCAGCAGGTAGGCGAAGCCCTGCGGGGCGAGGTAGTCCTGGCCGACCCAGTTGGCGAGCTGGTAGATCCAGACACCGGTCCACACCAGCCGCCAGTCCTCGGCGAAGGTCCGGTAGAGCAGCACGAGCACGGGCATGAGCAGCAGCCCGAGCACCACCGGCGCCCAGTTGAGGTACGCGGCCGCGCTCTCCACCCCGAAGGAACGCACCAGGGCGGCGTTGAGGCCGAAGAAGCCGGGCCACTGCTCGTAGGCCGCCATGTTGCCGGACAGCGGCGCGTGGGGCCGCAGTTCGCCGCTCGCCAGAAGGGTGTCGACGACGGCGTCGTGCTTGGAGGCCCACGGGTAGCGCACCGAGTCGTACAGCAGCGCGGGAGGGGCCTTGAGGGCGAACAGCATCCCGACGCAGTAGGCGGCCGGCCACCAGGGGGCGGTACCCGCGCGCCGCAGCGCGAGCAGGAAGCCGCCGGTGAGCACCAGGAGCGCGGCGAAGAACGACGCCGGCAGCCGGTCGAGGAGTCCGTACTCCCCCATCGTCCGGAAGCCGATGCGCGGCAGGGCGTATCCCCACAGGGCGAGACCGAGGAGCAGCGGGAGCCAGGTGAGGCCGGGCAGGGGCGGCCGTCTCCGCGGGCGGGCGCCGGTGACCGCGGGCGGGCGGTGGCCCTCGGCCCGTGCCGCCGCCCGCAGCACGCCGCTCCCGGTGACCGGTGTGGGCACGCGTTGCTGCTGCACCGTGCGACTCCCCCCACGGATGTGGACGCTGCTGTCAGACCGCCGTCCCTTTCAGCGAAGTATAGGAATCTGGTGAGGTTTTGGGCGGCTCTCGACCATCTTCACCCGTCGCCCGTCGCCCGGGGGCCCGGGGCCCGTCGCTCGGCACTCGGCGCTCGGCGCCTGTCGCCCGGCGCCCGGCATCCGACGTCTGTCGCCTGTCGCCCGGCGTCCGGGGCCCGTCGCTCGGCGCTCGGCATCCGACGTCTGTCGCCCGGCGCCCGGCGCCCGGGGCCGGTCACCCGGCGAATCGCGGGCCGCGCACGGCCGCCCGCGCCCGCCGGTAGAACCGCCAGCCCACGGTCGGCAGCGAGTCCGGGTACGGCGCGACCCGTGCACCCGTGCCGTCCATCCACGCCCGCACATCGGCGGCGGTGTGGCCGCGGCGCAGGATGAGCCGGGCGATCCGGTAGGCCTCGTCGGTCTCCGAGCTGAGCGCGTGGCGCACGGCGACGGCGGACTCGTACCCGGCGGCCCTGGCGGCTCGGCGCACGGCGCGGCTGTTGTAGCCGTGCGGATAGGCGAGATGGCGCACCCGGTGGCCGAGGGTCTCCTCCAGTACGGCCTTGGAGTGGCGCAGTTCGTACCGCAGCCGGCGGGCGCCGAGCGTGTCGAGCTGGGCGTGGGTGACGGTGTGGCCGCCGACCTCCATGCCGCACTGCTCCAGCAGCGGCGCCTGGGCGAGCGTCATCATCGGCGCGGGCGGCAGCAGGCTGCGGAGCCCGGGAGTGATGGCCCCGGTGGTCAGATACGCGGTGGCGGGGAGACCCCGGGCTGCGAGCGCCTCGGCGGTGGGACCGGGCAGATCGGCGAACCCGTCGTCGAAGGTGAGGACGACGGGCCGGGGCGGCAGGGGCGCTCCCCGGCCGGCGAGATGGTCGGACAGGGCACCGATCCTGATGGGCGTGCGGCCGCTGGCGACGACGGCGTCGAGCTGGGCGGCGAACTCCGCGGGGCCGACGGTGAACTCGGCGATCCAGGCCGGCGGGTCGTCCATGACGGCGTGGTAGAGCAGCACGGGAATACGGGTCTCCCGGGGGCCGCCTCGGAGGTGCGGGAGGCCCGGGAATTCCCGGGGACTTCGAGGTCTCCCGGGTCTGAGGGAGTTCTGAGGACTACGGGATTCACGGGGCTGGTGAGGTGCCCGGGGTTGGTGGGGTTCATGCGGAGTGCCGGGCTCATGGGGGACACGCGGGACGTGCGGGACGTGCGAGACGCGGAACACATGGGGCTCATGGGGCTCATGGGGAACGTACTGGAGGCGGGGCTCATGCGACTCGAGGGGGACGCGCGGCTCATGGGGTGCACGTGGTGCCGTCATCTCTCCTCCCAGGGAAGCGGCAGACGGCGGACCCGGCGGCGGGCCCGGACATAGCCGAGGGGTCCGGCGAGCATCCCGCGGCGCTCCAACCGGGAGAGGCTGCGCGGCCAGGGGTGGCCACCGGCGCCGTGCTGCCCGGGAACACCCTGGTCCCCGCCCTGGTCCGCGCCCTGGTCAGCCTCCCGGTGCGCCTTCCGCTCCGCATCCCGATGCGCCTCCCGGTCCACGTCCCGGTCCACGTCCCGGTGCGCCTCCCGGTGCGCCTCCCGGTGCGCGGTCATCGAGCGGGCGTGGGCCAGGCCGCGGGGCAGCCGGGCGAGCAGCGCCGGAAGCAGGCCCGGCCGGCGGGCGACGAGCGCGGTGAGGTACGCGGTGAGGCCGGCGCCGTAGCCGAACGCCTGGTTCCGCAGATCGCGCTCGGTCTCCCGGTGGTGGTGCCAGACGAGCGCGTCGGGCGTGTACCGCAGCCGGTGGCCGTCGGTGAGGATCCGTACGAACGCGTAGAGGTCGTCACCTCCGCGGGCCGCGGTACCGGTGCCGGTCGCCGGGTCGAATCCGCCGACCGCCCTGAGCGCCCCGGCCCGGAACGCCATGTTGGCTCCGGAGCCGAAACGGCCCGCGGTGAAAGGGAACAGCGGCTCGTCGGCAGGCGGGCGCGCCGGGTCGTAGGTGCGGGGGACGAAGCCCTTGGCGAAGCCGCCGTGGCTCTCCAGCAGTACCTGGGCGGGTGTGCCGAGCCGCGCGGGGAGGATCAGCCCCGTGACACAGCCGATGCGGGAGTCCTCGGCGAACGGCGCCGTCAGTGCCGTCAGCCAGTGCGGATCGGCGACGACGTCGTCGTCGGTGAAGGCCAGCACGGCAGCGTCGGCGGCGGCGACACCGCGGTTGTGTGCGACGGCGAGACCGGGCACGGGCTCGCGCACATACCGCACCCGCCCGTCGTGCTTCCGCTCGACCAGTTCCCTGGTAGCCCCGGTCAGCGGCGCGTTGTCGACGACGACGACCTCGAAGTCCGGATGGTCCTGGGCGAGCAGCGAGTCCAGCGCGCGGCCGAGCACACCGGGGCGCTCGCGGGTCGCGACGACGACACTGGCGCGGAGCGGGCGGGGCCGCTGCTCGTCCCCTCCGGCAGCCACCGAGAGAGCCGCGTCGTCCGGGGCCGTGCGGTGGTGGCGTGGCCCGGCGCCGTGTGCCGTACGGTCCGCGGCGGCCCCTGACCACCGGCCCCGGACGGCAGCGGTCCCGGCCAGTCGCTCCCGGGCCGCGGCGGCCAGGAAACGGGCCGGGTCGACACCGTCCGGCAGGGTCGCGGCGAGGGTGCCGACCGGGCGGCCCCGGTGCCGTACGAGCAGGAACACCGCCCCCGGCCCGACCTCGGTCCCACCCGGCGCAGGACGCAGGGAGAGCACACCGTGGGCGGGGACACCCCCGGCCGCTCGGGACCCCGTGCACGGCGGCGGATCGAGCGCGTCGAGGTCCAGCTCGGCGACCTGCATGGGGCGGGGGCGCGGCGGCGCGGGCGGAGTGTGCCGGGTGTGCGGACTTTGCAGACTGTGCGGCATGGAAGTCTCCCCGAGTGGTGTCGTCGGTGCCGTCCGGGTGCGGACATGGGCCGTTCCGGTGGGAGCAGGTGCCGTCCCGGTGCGGCCCGTCGCTCTCAGTTGCGGTCTGGCGCCATTGGCGTTGTTCGTGATCGCCGTGCGTTGATGACTTCTGGTGTGCGGTGCGGCCCGGGGCTACCGGTGCCCTCAGTGCGCCGCCGGCTGCCGCCGGCTGCCGCCGGCTGCCGTCGGGTGCCGTCAGATCACCCCACGCGGTCGGCCGGTGCGGCACCCCGGCGGATCTGTCGCACCGCCGGATCCGCCGGGCGCCTGCCGGCTGACCCGTCGGTCACCCCCAGCCGACCTGAACCACCCCGAACCACCCCGAACCACCCTCAGCCGCCCACAGCCGCTTTGATATGCCTTGAGCCAGTTTGAGCCGCTTCGGGTCGCCCCTGGCCTTCAGTCGCCCCTGAGCCGGCCGACGAGGCCGAGCGTCCGCTGCGCGTACCCCGCGAGGAGGGGCCGGCTGCGGACGAAGCCGTGGACGCGACGCCCCGGCTCGCGGCTCAGCCGGTGGAGCACGGCCCCGGGGCCCGGCCGGGTGGACGAGCCCTCGCGGACGCGCAGTTCACCGGTCCTGAGGGCGTCCTTGTACTCGGCGGCGCCGCGGCCGAGATCGAGCATCCCGATGCCCGCGGCCGCGGCGGCCTCGGCCATTCGCAGATGCAGTATCAGCCCAGGCGAGTACTTGGCGTACGCGGTGTCGTAGGACGGGAACCAGCAGGACAGCACCGTGCGCGAGCGCAGCCCGAAGTGGGCCGCGACGGGGCGCTCCGCCGCGTACAGCACGGAGAGCACGCCGGAGCAGCCCCGCGCCCGGGTGCCGTGCAACCGCCGCACGAGCGTGCTGATCCACTCTCGGGCGAATCGGTCGCGGCGGCCGGTCCTGCGGTACTGGGCGGACTTCCAGGCCATGAGCGTGCGCAGCGCCGAGGGGTCCCGCTCGTCGAAGACGAACCGCACTTCGCCCGACTGCCGGCCCAGCCTGCGTTCCTTGGCCTTGGTGGTCCTGAGGAACTTGGGCGACTGCTCGCGCAGCCGCTCTTCGTACACGGCGTACCCCTCGCCCACGTCGATCACCGGCGAGACGAACTCCTCCGCGCCGCGCAGCCCGAAGAGGTCCTGCCCCGCCTCCAGGTTGTCGAACTCCCACACGGAGAGCGAGCAGGCCCGCAGCAGCTCGTACGCGGAGAGGCGCAGTCCTGGCCGCAGCACCGCCCCCTGACGGTCGGAGACGCCGAACCCGATGGCCCGGCCATGTCCGAACGGGCGTTTGTGGTAGGGGAAGAAGCCGGCCGGGGCTCCGTCCTCCTCGACGACCGCCACCCTGGCGTCCTGCCGCACACCGGCGACGGCCAGCGTGAACTCGGGCTCCATGAAGGGACTGGCGGGCGCGCCGGACTTGGCCCGCAGTTCACGCCAGGAATCGGCCTCCCCCTCGTCCAGTTCGCCGGGCCTGACGACACGAATGCGCACACCGCTCAACTCGACCCCCCGGGTCTCCCCCTCGTGCTTCCCCGAAACAGGACGGTACCGGCCGAAATCGACCCGCGACAGGGGGTGAGAGGGGCGCTGTGGACAACCCGGGAAGAGGGGTCAAGTCCCGTGAAGGACGTTGCCAACGGGGCGAATCGCGGGGGCGCGCGCACCGGTCGCGCGCCGCCAGTCGGGGTCGTAGATCGGAGCCGCAATCCAGGACCGGTCAGGGGGAGTCGTACGGCGATGCCCGACAGTCGATCGGGACAGCCTTACCGCCAGCACTTCAGCCGATCAGGCAGACGTCATCAACCTTTCGGCGTCCGAGCAAGCGCCGGGGAGGCGTCCCGACCACTCCCCGCCGGCCTTCCGACCGCCGCTCCGTCAAGCGACATCGTGTCGTTGCAGGAGCGCTGTATAGGCACCTTCGGCGGCACGGCCTTGCAGGGTGCCCGCAGGGGTGTGCGCGAAGAAGGTCTCCGTCCTCCCGTCGTGGAGGATCCGTCCGCCGTGGAGCACGGTGACGTGATCGGCTTCTTCCGCGAGATCCTGGACGTCGTGCGTGGACAGCAGCACCCGCACTTCGTCGCTGAGTCCCGTCAGTACATCTCGGAAGACACGGCGCTGATGGGGGTCCATTCCGGCGGTCGGCTCGTCCAGCAGGAGAACCCGGGCCTCGTGGACAAGTGCCGCCGCCACACCGACGCGTCGCAGCTGTCCACCTGACAGCTCGCTGCTTTTGGCGGACGCCTTCTTGACCATGTCCACGCGTGCCAGCGCGCGGCGGGCATGGTGCCAGGCGTCCGCACGGCTCATTCCCTTGAGCCAGCCCACGTAGGCAACGTACTCGCGCGCCGTCAGCGTCGGCATCGGGGCGATGTCCTGCGGCATCCATGCCACGTGCCGGCGAAAG
It encodes the following:
- a CDS encoding glycosyl hydrolase, translating into MSGPRAGSRRRAAAAVVLAAVAALLAGIGIWATADDGPADGSPPGSPPGSPQASPPGSGPPGELPGNAVSGEPPAGPCAPDDALAPRCGAWWGAYIPYDGNGSLTAPVYAFEKKIGRRLDLVYTYHDMSGNELDGQLLTPDEQELGRDRLLMLAWESTVWKEPHHANWTETQLGWRNIASGRYDTEIIDPQIRRVRAYGKRVFLSFDQEVDARIGEGAGTPEEYVAAYRHLRDRFEKLGARNVVWVWTVSGYLGSADLMKRLYPGDDYVDWLAMDQYNYFTCHRTTDWKDFERSQRPAHDWLLANISDEKPLMLAEFATVPDPADPDRQREWYAAIPEVARTMPRVKAMVHWNRAVPGEGCDLTVDDGPGLEGYRLAGRDGWFRQPVPSR
- a CDS encoding polysaccharide deacetylase family protein, translated to MLLYHAVMDDPPAWIAEFTVGPAEFAAQLDAVVASGRTPIRIGALSDHLAGRGAPLPPRPVVLTFDDGFADLPGPTAEALAARGLPATAYLTTGAITPGLRSLLPPAPMMTLAQAPLLEQCGMEVGGHTVTHAQLDTLGARRLRYELRHSKAVLEETLGHRVRHLAYPHGYNSRAVRRAARAAGYESAVAVRHALSSETDEAYRIARLILRRGHTAADVRAWMDGTGARVAPYPDSLPTVGWRFYRRARAAVRGPRFAG
- a CDS encoding glycosyltransferase family 2 protein; this encodes MQVAELDLDALDPPPCTGSRAAGGVPAHGVLSLRPAPGGTEVGPGAVFLLVRHRGRPVGTLAATLPDGVDPARFLAAAARERLAGTAAVRGRWSGAAADRTAHGAGPRHHRTAPDDAALSVAAGGDEQRPRPLRASVVVATRERPGVLGRALDSLLAQDHPDFEVVVVDNAPLTGATRELVERKHDGRVRYVREPVPGLAVAHNRGVAAADAAVLAFTDDDVVADPHWLTALTAPFAEDSRIGCVTGLILPARLGTPAQVLLESHGGFAKGFVPRTYDPARPPADEPLFPFTAGRFGSGANMAFRAGALRAVGGFDPATGTGTAARGGDDLYAFVRILTDGHRLRYTPDALVWHHHRETERDLRNQAFGYGAGLTAYLTALVARRPGLLPALLARLPRGLAHARSMTAHREAHREAHRDVDRDVDREAHRDAERKAHREADQGADQGGDQGVPGQHGAGGHPWPRSLSRLERRGMLAGPLGYVRARRRVRRLPLPWEER
- a CDS encoding GNAT family N-acetyltransferase, which produces MRIRVVRPGELDEGEADSWRELRAKSGAPASPFMEPEFTLAVAGVRQDARVAVVEEDGAPAGFFPYHKRPFGHGRAIGFGVSDRQGAVLRPGLRLSAYELLRACSLSVWEFDNLEAGQDLFGLRGAEEFVSPVIDVGEGYAVYEERLREQSPKFLRTTKAKERRLGRQSGEVRFVFDERDPSALRTLMAWKSAQYRRTGRRDRFAREWISTLVRRLHGTRARGCSGVLSVLYAAERPVAAHFGLRSRTVLSCWFPSYDTAYAKYSPGLILHLRMAEAAAAAGIGMLDLGRGAAEYKDALRTGELRVREGSSTRPGPGAVLHRLSREPGRRVHGFVRSRPLLAGYAQRTLGLVGRLRGD
- a CDS encoding ATP-binding cassette domain-containing protein, giving the protein MTLEFASCTFGYRRRREPVLKDFSYRLPPGLTVLLGPNGAGKSTLLRLGASVARPRSGTVRLGDIRGGTADFRRHVAWMPQDIAPMPTLTAREYVAYVGWLKGMSRADAWHHARRALARVDMVKKASAKSSELSGGQLRRVGVAAALVHEARVLLLDEPTAGMDPHQRRVFRDVLTGLSDEVRVLLSTHDVQDLAEEADHVTVLHGGRILHDGRTETFFAHTPAGTLQGRAAEGAYTALLQRHDVA